The Apium graveolens cultivar Ventura chromosome 6, ASM990537v1, whole genome shotgun sequence genome contains a region encoding:
- the LOC141667066 gene encoding uncharacterized protein LOC141667066: MGRSKKGPKFAVVKKMITSKAIKTHKENVLNPNKKDLESEKLPRNVPSTSSALFFKYNTALGPPYRVLVDTNFINFSIQNKLDLEKGMMDCLYAKCTPCITDCVMAELEKLGQKYRVALRIAKDPRFERLPCTHKGTYADDCLVERVTQHKCYMVATCDRDLKRRIRKIPGVPIMYITKHKYSIERLPEATMGGAPRF, encoded by the exons ATGGGTAGATCTAAAAAAGGCCCCAAGTTTGCTGTTGTGAAGAAAATGATCACCTCCAAAGCTATCAAaac GCATAAAGAAAATGTCTTGAATCCTAACAAGAAGGACTTAGAGAGTGAAAAGCTTCCGAGAAATGT ACCAAGTACTTCCTCTGCGCTCTTCTTCAAGTACAATACTGCATTGGGGCCTCCTTACCGAGTGTTGGTTGATACCAATTTCATTAACTTTTCAATCCAGAATAAA TTGGACTTGGAGAAAGGAATGATGGACTGTTTATATGCTAAAT GTACACCATGTATCACTGATTGTGTGATGGCAGAACTCGAAAAGCTAGGTCAGAAATATCGAGTTGCTCTAAG AATTGCGAAAGATCCTCGATTTGAAAGACTACCTTGCACTCACAAAGGAACGTATGCTGATGATTGTCTTGTGGAGAGGGTTACTCAG CACAAGTGCTATATGGTAGCAACATGTGATCGAGATTTGAAGAGAAGAATCCGCAAG ATACCTGGTGTCCCAATCATGTACATTACCAAACACAAGTATTCGATTGAACGCTTGCCTGAAGCAACAATGGGTGGAG CTCCAAGATTTTAG